The Phoenix dactylifera cultivar Barhee BC4 chromosome 9, palm_55x_up_171113_PBpolish2nd_filt_p, whole genome shotgun sequence genome window below encodes:
- the LOC120111969 gene encoding long chain base biosynthesis protein 2a-like, with translation MDNHLGEQVSEILRVHVESAVVDDGGGGYHGHRPRERRDFYNWNKVKVRYCDGSSFTGDVKRVNPNRGSGATVRVFQHNNPSHLEEVLREQIAEGQPRTHRPWKKIIVIVEGIYSMEGELCKLPEIIAVCKKYKNMWNLIIYTYLDEAHSIGAVGKSGRGVCELLGVDPADVDIMMGTFTKSFGSCGGYTAASKEIIQYLKYTCPAHLYATSMSPPAVQQVISAIKIILGEDGSNRGAQKLARIRENSNFFRSELQKMGFEVLGDNDSPVMPIMLYNPAKIPAFSRECLRQNVSMTSYLNSLLCFRTQFLNALAGFGSSSSTGMFINSCYAHCQSEMQETWLSSNSPVLEKIIDVLPE, from the exons ATGGACAACCATTTGG GAGagcaagtttctgaaattcttagGGTTCATGTGGAATCCGCTGTCGTGGATGATGGAGGCGGCGGCTATCATGGCCATCGTCCTCGTGAACGGAGGG ACTTCTACAATTGGAACAAGGTCAAGGTTCGCTACTGTGATGGTTCATCATTTACGGGAGATGTAAAGAGAGTAAATCCT AATAGAGGGTCAGGTGCAACAGTGCGGGTATTCCAACATAACA ATCCCTCTCACTTGGAAGAGGTGTTAAGAGAGCAGATAGCTGAGGGACAGCCTCGAACGCATAGACCCTGGAAGAAAATCATCGTTATCGTTGAGGGCATTTACAGCATGGAAGGAGAGCTATGCAAACTTCCTGAGATCATAGCTGTGTGCAAGAAATATAAG AATATGTGGAACTTGATTATTTACACATACTTGGATGAAGCCCACAGTATTGGTGCAGTTGGAAAATCAGGAAGAGGTGTTTGTGAGCTCCTAGGAGTGGATCCTGCTGATGTAGATATTATGATGGGAACATTTACAAAATCATTTGGATCTTGTGGAGGTTATACTGCAGCATCAAAG GAAATCATCCAATATCTGAAGTACACTTGCCCTGCACATCTTTATGCAACTTCCATGTCACCACCTGCTGTGCAACAGGTTATATCTGCAATTAAAATTATTCTTGGAGAAGATGGGTCTAACAGAG GGGCCCAGAAACTTGCACGCATTCGTGAGAATAGCAATTTCTTCAGATCAGAACTTCAGAAAAtgggttttgaggttcttggggATAATGACTCACCAGTTATGCCTATAATGCTTTACAACCCAGCAAAAATCCCAGCCTTCTCTAGGGAGTGTCTCAGGCAGAATGTAAGTATGACATCTTATTTAAATTCCCTATTAT GTTTCAGGACACAATTTCTAAATGCACTGGCTGGATTTGGGAGCTCTTCTTCTACAGGCATGTTCATAAATTCTTGTTATGCCCACTGCCAGTCAGAAATGCAAGAGACATGGCTAAGTTCTAATTCTCCTGTGCTTGAGAAGATT ATCGACGTTTTGCCTGAATGA